In Camelina sativa cultivar DH55 chromosome 17, Cs, whole genome shotgun sequence, the genomic stretch tGCTCTCTCATTTCCTTTGGATTCCTTTAAgagattagtattattttttttagctttGCTTGCACGCCATTAGAGTTAAACGCAAACGCGTTCTCAATGTCCTTTTTTATACTGTATGTCACTTTCGCTAACtaactattaattaattaattagttcaCTTTCAAATATAGCATAATCATAATTAAGGTCCCCTCTATTAAAGAATGGAGAGACCATTCGGATAATTACTGAAACCAGACCTTAATCTCATGTTAGGTAACCGctaatatctgttttttttaatggattcTGATGTCATAATAATTAGGGATAATGGCTTCAGAAactaacttttttctttataaaaaagtgTTAAGGATAAAGGTTTTGTTTCCActgaatcaaaagaaaaatttatgaattgaaacttaaaattaaataacgCTATTAATAATGTTTACTAGTATGGGATAAAATATCATTCTagtattaaaacttaaaagtcaaaacattatgaaaataaacatataaatttataatcgtattataaaaaaaaaaatggaagaccCCACCCACATAAAAAACACGATCTCTCACGCTCATTCTTCTTTGGCAAGTCGTGACTTATCCAAATTGGCacataaacataacaaaccacttaatttgttttataaactttatatatatatatatatatatgattgcgATTGATGATGAAAATATCTTTAAACAAATTGGCATTTATcttattgattatattttgtAGTTGTCCCCctctttttgtatatttgtgtGTGGTGGGGTGgggtaaataaaattttttcaCTTGAATGAATCTCACCCGACCCAAGTCACAAAAACTGTTGAGAACTAGAAACGCTTAAAGCGTGTCAaatctttgatattttataaaattagtccAACAACCTTCATAATTGGCAGGGAGAGTCACGAgtagtaacaacaacaacaaacaatagAGCGTTGACGGTGAGCTGAGCTCTAAAAGTAAAGTATTAAACTGGTTTGCAATAATACTCTGAGTCTCTGACAcaactttttcctcttttaatGTTTTGTCAAAAACTGACACATCTTCAACGGACACACTCGGAGTGAATCTTGTGTGTTTTATATTTCCTTGTTTTTTAGTGCCAATGTACATAATCTGCAACTCTTGTATAGTACAAGATCTAGTGACCTATAGCTCgcaaatttgaaaattgtaaCAAAGGGCTTgcgcaataattattatttaaccaACTAGCTAGTGGAAAAAAATACATTGCTTTCCataagttttagggtttgtttttccttctttttttttttatttctttctatttattatcAATACTAATTAGTTAAATACCTTAATTTTGCAACAATGATGCATGgaaaaattgtaaataagtGGATATATATTATTCACGTCTTTGTAGTCAAACAACACAACAGCACATCGGATAAAGAAATAACATGTTGTTGTTATTCGTTAACATGAAAAAAATTCGAAGACAACTTTTGCAATTGAAAGCCCAGAGAACTTTTGGGAGATCCGAAGCCCAACAACCTTAAACGACAAGACACATTGTacatatctatatctatattgtgtattattttaatagaCTGGTTTAGGAAACTCTTAAACTGTATAtttaacttgacattttaattgatttaataaaatttgtatattttatgttatttaatcacgatttttagaagttttttgAAATCCattattattcaattaataattacaaatttatctaaaaatatttagagattatgaaaattttaaaagattttttttgttaaaaatataaaaatctaaatcttataatttttgataggatttaataaaattttataatcataatcttataatttttgataggatttaataaaattttataatcataGTACTTAtctaaaattatcaaaattatttaaaatctgaTGAAAACTCAAATAAGTAGGAATACAGTATTAGATTATTGAATACATCCCTTAAATTAAGCGAAGAGCTTATTAGCATCGTGTGTGTTTTTTACCAACGCTATTGGTCGTTTCGTCGTCATCCGGGAAGGGACACACAAATCGGGGAGATGTCAAGCAGAGAAAACCCTAGCGGAATCTGCAAAAACATTCCCAATCTCATCTCTTCCTTCGTCGACACTTTCGTTGATTACTCTGTTTCCGGCATCTTCTTGCCCCTAGACCGTAGCCCACAGGATGAGACTCAGCAAACGAGGTTCGATGAACCAGAGCGTCTTGTTGCCATCGGTGATCTCCACGGCGATCTCGACAAGTCAAGAGAAGCGTTCAAGATCGCTGGACTGATTGATTCTTCCGACCGATGGACTGGTGGATCCACGGTGGTTGTTCAGGTGGGTGACGTCTTAGATAGAGGCGGAGAGGAGATAAAGATACTTTATTTCTTAGAGAAATTGAAACGAGAGGCTGAGAGATCAGGAGGTAAGGTTCTGACTATGAATGGGAACCATGAGATTATGAATGTAGAAGGTGACTTTAGGTATGTTACTAAGAAGGGTTTAAAGGAGTTTCAGATTTGGGCTGATTGGTATTGTTTAGGGAACAAGATGAAGACTTTATGCAGAGGTTTGGATAAACCTAGGGATATCTATGAAGGCATTCCAATGAGCTTCCCTCGTATGAGAGCTGACTGTTTTGAAGGAGTTAGAGCTAGGATTGCTGCGTTGAGACCTGAAGGTCCTATTGCAAAGAGATTCTTGACTAGGAATCAAACGGTTGCTGTTGTTGGTGATTCAGTGTTTGTTCACGGTGGTCTTTTAGCTGAGCACATTGAGTATGGTCTAGAGAGGATAAACGAGGAGGTTAGAGGTTGGATTAACGGGTTGGGAGGAGGAAGACATGCTCCTGCGTATTGTAGAGGAGGGAACTCTGTAGTTTGGTTGAGGAAATTCTCGGAAGAGATGGCTCACAAATGTGATTGTGCAGCTCTTGAGCATGCTCTTTCCACTATTCCTGGGGTTAAGAGGATGATCATGGGACACACAATCCAGGACGCTGGTATCAACGGTGTTTGTAACGATAAAGCCATTAGGATTGATGTTGGCATGTCCAAGGGATGTTCCAACGGTTTGCCTGAGGTTTTGGAAATCCGCAGGGACTCTGGTGTGCGGATAGTGACATCGAATCCATTGTATAAGGAGAATCCATATTCTCATTTAGCTCCTGATAGTAAAACAGGTCTCGGGTTGCTGTTACCAGCTGAACATGTTCCTAAGCAAGTGGAAGTCAAAGCTTGAAGACCGACCTTTTTAGCAAAACACTAGCTTGATACTCTCTCTGTTTAGATGATTCATGCCTTTTGCAACTTCAGCATTGGCGGATTCTTTGTATGAACACATCTTCTTTAGATTATATAAATTGTGGTTTCAGTTTTCAGAAAGTTAGATAATGTTTTTAGCAATATGGAACCTTATATCTGATTcaaatttagataatataaaTTGTGGTTTCAGTTTTCAGAAAGTTAGATAATGTTTTTAGCAATATGGAACCTTATATCTGATTCAAATACATTTGTTAAAGGTCTATAAATGATTTGATCTTTGGTTTACTCAAAAGACttaggggctgttattggagagatgatttctaaatccatatggaattgtaaattttagaaatcaaaacagatggattttgaaataacatgttttatccttggatttcaatcattctattttacactatcaaatccattcaaatccatataaaacataatatggattttgaaatccaaaaacaaatcattaaatgaataacaggggattttaaaaagtatttgtaaatcatagaaccaataacacatgattttgataACCCCTTATTCTGACTTCCTTGAACTGAATCGCTCAATGGCGTGTGGTAATGTAATCAAATCACTCTCAGACAAGAAACCAAACATTTGATGTTTCTAAAATTACACCAAGGTGTTTTGTTTGGATAAGGTAAGCTTATTATTATCTGATGGCTTGTGTTCTGCTTCCATTGCCACAATtatccgtttttttttattatcgcCGGAGCCGTAAAGGGTCAAGCTTTCCTCGCGCCGTCTACAGTACCAACGCCGTTTCGTCCAATTCTACCAATGCCAATCATTTCCTTCGCCGGATCTCCAGTTTCTGTGAAACCGGAAACCTCAACGAGTCCTTTCGACTTGTCCAGGAACTCGCTGGTGATGAGTTTCTTCTTGTCCGAGAAGCTCTCGGGCTTCTCTTACAAGCTTCTGGGAAGAGAAAAGACATTGAAATAGGGAGAAAGATACACCAGCTGGTTTCTGGTTCGATCCGGTTAAGAAACGATGACGTTCTCTGCACCCGTGTGATCACCATGTACGCCATGTGTGGCTCTCCCGATGATtctcgttttgtttttgattcatTGCCCAGGAAGAATCTGTTTCAGTGGAATGCTGTTATCAGCTCTTACTCAAGAAACGAGCTTTACCATGAAGTGTTGGAGATGTTTATCAAGATGATCTCAAAGACTGATCTTTTACCGGATAATTTCACTTTCCCATGTGTGATTAAGGCTTGCGCTGGGGTTTCTGATGTTGGGATCGGGCTTGCGGTTCATGGGTTAGTGTTGAAGACCGGATTGGTTGAAGATGTTTTTGTGGGTAATGCGTTGGTGTCTTTCTATGGAACACATGGTTTTGTTACTCACGCCTTGA encodes the following:
- the LOC104756185 gene encoding shewanella-like protein phosphatase 2; translated protein: MSSRENPSGICKNIPNLISSFVDTFVDYSVSGIFLPLDRSPQDETQQTRFDEPERLVAIGDLHGDLDKSREAFKIAGLIDSSDRWTGGSTVVVQVGDVLDRGGEEIKILYFLEKLKREAERSGGKVLTMNGNHEIMNVEGDFRYVTKKGLKEFQIWADWYCLGNKMKTLCRGLDKPRDIYEGIPMSFPRMRADCFEGVRARIAALRPEGPIAKRFLTRNQTVAVVGDSVFVHGGLLAEHIEYGLERINEEVRGWINGLGGGRHAPAYCRGGNSVVWLRKFSEEMAHKCDCAALEHALSTIPGVKRMIMGHTIQDAGINGVCNDKAIRIDVGMSKGCSNGLPEVLEIRRDSGVRIVTSNPLYKENPYSHLAPDSKTGLGLLLPAEHVPKQVEVKA